The Solirubrobacterales bacterium genome window below encodes:
- a CDS encoding bifunctional precorrin-2 dehydrogenase/sirohydrochlorin ferrochelatase codes for MLETPFYIACLKLSGRRSTVVGAGMIALEKIEGLLACDGDITVIAPEAEPAIQALADEGTIKLELRPYESTDVEGAFMIIAATNDTDVNVQVYNDAEARGKLVNVVDVPPLCNFILPAITRSGPIAIEISTAGASPALAKRMKREIGEAFGDAYADLAVILNDARGWAKGTLPTYNERKAFFEDIVNGDPDPIVLLREGRADELHALIEKSQRETEARLAAQPA; via the coding sequence ATGCTCGAGACGCCGTTCTACATTGCCTGCCTCAAACTCTCCGGCCGCAGGTCAACCGTGGTCGGCGCCGGCATGATCGCGCTTGAGAAGATCGAAGGCCTGCTCGCCTGCGACGGCGACATCACCGTGATCGCCCCAGAGGCTGAGCCCGCCATCCAGGCACTCGCCGACGAGGGCACGATCAAGCTCGAACTACGCCCATATGAATCCACCGACGTCGAGGGCGCGTTCATGATCATCGCCGCGACCAACGACACCGACGTCAACGTGCAGGTCTACAACGACGCAGAAGCCCGCGGCAAGCTCGTCAACGTCGTCGACGTCCCGCCCCTCTGCAACTTCATCCTTCCGGCGATCACTCGATCCGGCCCGATCGCCATCGAGATCAGCACCGCCGGCGCGTCGCCCGCACTCGCTAAGCGTATGAAGCGCGAGATCGGTGAGGCCTTCGGCGACGCGTATGCCGACCTCGCTGTGATCCTCAACGACGCGCGCGGATGGGCCAAGGGAACGCTCCCGACCTACAACGAGCGCAAGGCATTCTTCGAGGACATCGTCAACGGCGATCCCGACCCGATCGTGCTGCTGCGGGAGGGTCGCGCCGATGAGCTTCACGCTTTGATCGAGAAGTCGCAGCGCGAGACCGAAGCACGACTGGCTGCACAACCCGCCTAG